The Candidatus Campbellbacteria bacterium genomic sequence ATATGCCATCCCGACAAGTCCTTCCCAACCAGGTCCTTGAGCATGTCTTTCTCCTCATTCGGATAGGTACTGTGTAAAAAACGTGTTCTGCAAAAATACTATTCTTTGTAGATATATAAGCCAACAAAAAGAAAACAGGCCCTTTTGAGGTCTGTTTTCTTTTTGTTCGAAGTGGTTATTACCAGCTTCGGTCGTTGTTGTTGAATTTTCGTGGTGCTCGCTCCGTCATAGGACGTGCAATGTTCACCGTGAGAGGACGTCCTTCGTATTCTTTTTCGTGGAACATTTCAATCGCTTTTTGAGCCTCGTCGGCATTACTCATTTCGACGAATCCAAAGCCCTTTGAACGGCCAGTCATCTTGTCCTTAATAATAGTTACCGAAACAACCGTGCCGGCTTGTCCAAAGTACTGACCAAGTGCTTGATCACTTGTATCGTAACTCAAGTTGCCAACGTACAATTTTGCTCCTTCCATATATACTTTTTCTTTGCTAACTTCCTACACCAAAAGGTATAGGACTTAATAAACTACGCGTCCAGTGTATCAGAATATAGATGAAAAGAAAATAAAATGAAAAAATGTGCATCGTTGTACAAACGAAAAACTGCCCAGAGTGCGGGCAGTTTTACATACGCGAGTGTCGAATACGCGCGGGCGTTCCGACAACGATTGCGTACACGAAAAACAATGTCACGAGCGCGAAGAGCTTGAGAAGCACACCAAACTCTTGCAGGTATTCTTTCATCGATGGACTCCTTTTTTAAAAAAAGAGAATACATTGGTGGGTGTTGCTGAAGCAACACCCACCAACGCCGTCACCTCCGTGTATGGTGTATACTACTCGATAGGATCACCTCCTTTGAAAGGATTTTATGATGTTCGAGAACAAGTCCTAAAGGGGACAATACAAAAATATATTATGCTAGTCAAGCATGAGGAAAGCCCCGAATCCAGAACGGATTCGGGGCCTTGAAACATAACGTACCTCTTTTTTTTGGTACTCACCTGTTTGGGAGTGCCCATTGCGTACCTACAACAGACACTCCCCACTTCAACTGCCGGTATCGATAGCCCAACGGAGGTTGACGTTGGTCAAATGTTTCTCGACGCTCGGACCGAGCGTCGAGACCGCCCTGTCACCGATGAACACGCTGGTGACGTCCTTCACCTGAGTCGCCGGATCCGCACGCGCGGCACCGGCGAAGGCGACGCAGCAAAGCATCACGATCAGAGCCAGCTTCCTCACGTTTTCCCGACCTCCTTTCTGTGTCGTTGTATACACATCGTGGACCAACGCTGGTCCACGAAGAGAAGTGTGTTATGGGTATTAGAAAGACCAACTAACACTACTATAATGATGGATGAAAAAAGTCAAATGCACCAAGTAGAGATACAATACTATTTCACCAACAACCCTTGTAACACTCTCTGGCAAGGAAAGGGCGGTTCCACTCCGTGGAACCGCCCTTGGTAGTGCGTCTCGTCCGCCGTGAAGTGCGGTGGCGTGTGTGTGGAACGAGCCAAGAGTTTCTTGTTCCTCATCTCTCTCCTTGGCGGACCCCTTGTCCGCTGAGTTGACCTTCGCACGATTACGAAAGGTCAAGAGACACATTAGAAAACTGGGGGCATGTACACCTACATTCGATACCACCAAAACAATCTTTTGTGTCAATAATAAAAAGAAAACCGTCACTAAGCGGTTTTCTTTTTAAACTCTAGGCAATCTATTTACTTCGCTGTTCAATGATTGTTTTTGCAACGTTCTCTGGAACCACTTCGTAGTGATCAAATTCCATCGTTGAGTTTCCTCGTCCTTCTGTCATCGAACGGAGCTGTGTGGTGTATCCAAACATTTCTGAAAGTGGCACAAATGCACGCACCACCTTGAGTTGACCGCGGTCTTCCATTCCTTCAATTTGTCCGCGCTTTGATGAAAGATTTCCGGTGATGTCACCCATGAACTGTTCAGGAATAACCACTTCAATTTTCATAATCGGCTCAAGGAGCACTGGGCGAGCTTTTCGTGTTGCCTCTTGCAATGCTTGTGACGCTGCAATCTTGAACGCAATTTCAGATGAGTCCACGTCGTGGTACGAACCATCGTAGAGTTCAACAGACACATTCACCATGCGGTACCCCGCGAGAATACCACGATCCATCGCTTCACGAAGTCCTTTCTGCACAGCAGGAATAAATTCTTGTGGAATAACACCTCCCTTGATACTGTTGATAAATTCGAGTCCTTCGTCTCTCTTTGTGTTCTTTGGCAAATCTTCATCTTTGATAGATGTATCCATCTGCTTCACCTTGATCTTCACGTGACCATACTGTCCCTTACCACCAGTTTGTTTGATGTACTTGTTTTCAACATCTGCTTCACCGAGAATTGTTTCGCGGTATGCCACTTGTGGCTTACCA encodes the following:
- a CDS encoding RNA-binding protein, encoding MEGAKLYVGNLSYDTSDQALGQYFGQAGTVVSVTIIKDKMTGRSKGFGFVEMSNADEAQKAIEMFHEKEYEGRPLTVNIARPMTERAPRKFNNNDRSW